The Zingiber officinale cultivar Zhangliang chromosome 9A, Zo_v1.1, whole genome shotgun sequence genome window below encodes:
- the LOC122018571 gene encoding 50S ribosomal protein L30-like: MSGSAFNAFKARVPIAWSPRLYITLVRGLPGTRRLHRRTLDAMRLRRCHRTVIHRTTPSLLGMLNQVKRLVAVETEEMHNARKQQEAEQRALRPPIVVSHSIPAASSSAAESAN, from the exons ATGAGCGGAAGCGCGTTCAATGCCTTCAAGGCGCGGGTGCCAATCGCGTGGAGTCCTCGCCTGTACATAACGTTGGTGCGCGGCCTCCCTGGCACCCGCCGCCTCCACCGTCGCACCCTGGACGCCATGCGCCTTCGCCGCTGCCACCGAACCGTCATCCACCGCACAACCCCATCTCTCCTCGGCATGCTCAACCAG GTGAAGAGATTGGTCGCCGTGGAGACGGAGGAAATGCACAACGCCAGGAAGCAGCAGGAGGCGGAGCAACGAGCTCTGCGCCCGCCGATCGTCGTCAGTCACTCTATTCCTGCGGCTTCCTCTTCTGCGGCCGAGTCGGCTAATTAG